From the genome of Candidatus Roizmanbacteria bacterium, one region includes:
- a CDS encoding M50 family metallopeptidase, with the protein MTQVLLFLILCVALFFLSRKTIHTCFYFFSRFLKHPQAAYRMIALLYFPGTAIHEMSHLVMAMILNLKVRDITLIPKVRGNTLKLGTVTYEKRDVVRGLMVGIAPFFAALFAFWLIDAFKLLYINYWSGALFSYIVFTISSTMFSSKQDLIDLVYVIPIIVVIGVVLFVLKIDVKSFLVIFDVNLMSQFFSVVNSFLIFSLLLNGGMIVVLKLILRIQR; encoded by the coding sequence ATGACCCAGGTACTATTATTTCTAATTCTTTGTGTGGCGCTTTTCTTTTTATCTCGCAAAACGATTCATACCTGCTTTTATTTTTTTTCGCGATTTCTCAAGCATCCACAGGCGGCGTACAGAATGATTGCGCTTTTATATTTCCCAGGAACCGCGATACACGAGATGTCTCATCTGGTGATGGCGATGATTTTGAATTTAAAGGTAAGAGATATAACTCTCATTCCAAAAGTCAGAGGCAATACTCTTAAACTGGGAACGGTCACGTACGAAAAGAGAGACGTCGTAAGAGGATTGATGGTTGGTATTGCACCTTTTTTTGCCGCTCTTTTTGCGTTTTGGCTTATCGATGCGTTCAAACTTCTCTATATAAACTACTGGAGTGGAGCACTTTTTTCCTACATTGTTTTTACTATCTCATCTACTATGTTTTCTTCTAAACAGGATCTCATCGATCTCGTATATGTAATACCAATAATAGTTGTCATCGGCGTAGTGCTCTTCGTGTTAAAGATTGATGTTAAATCTTTTCTTGTCATTTTTGATGTGAACTTGATGTCCCAGTTTTTTTCTGTCGTTAATTCCTTTCTCATCTTCTCGCTCCTACTAAATGGTGGTATGATTGTAGTGTTGAAATTAATTTTGAGAATACAACGATGA